Proteins encoded within one genomic window of uncultured Sphingopyxis sp.:
- a CDS encoding DHA2 family efflux MFS transporter permease subunit — MASAAAPASAIPAEPQPLSGVRLLVAAFALALANFVVVLDTTIANVSVPHIAGGLAVSPTQGTWVITSYAVADAISVPLTGWLAMRFGTVRWFMISIIGFGIFSFLCGISRTLDALVLFRVLQGLAGGPLMPLSQILLLRIFPKEKAGLGLAIWAMTTTTAPILGPILGGTISDNWTWPWIFFINLPVVAICAFGVFTLLTPFETKREKARIDVVGLILLVVSVGAFQIMLDTGREHDWFGSAWIVGLAIVAAISFAAFVIWELTDANPVVNLRIFRFRGFSFATAAISLGFGAFFAQVVLTPLWLQQVAGYTATQTGFIVAWLGVFAVLLSPVAAGLITKIDVRLTISAGILWMAVMSILRASWNADVGYWTLALPHILQGIGMPFFFVGLTALALSSVPAQHQTSAAGLMSFLRTLCGAIGTAIATTAWDDATRTSRSELVSSLNNVEATMTSLQNAGFTLEQARAAIERLVEVQASTLGVLHLFLASGVVFVIAAISVWFAPRPKQISMGGGH, encoded by the coding sequence ATGGCAAGCGCCGCCGCCCCCGCATCCGCGATTCCCGCCGAGCCGCAGCCGCTGAGCGGCGTGCGGCTGCTCGTCGCGGCCTTCGCGCTCGCGCTCGCCAATTTCGTCGTCGTGCTCGACACGACGATCGCCAATGTGTCGGTGCCGCATATCGCGGGCGGGCTCGCGGTGTCGCCGACGCAGGGGACATGGGTGATCACCAGCTACGCGGTCGCCGACGCGATCAGCGTGCCGCTCACCGGCTGGCTCGCGATGCGCTTCGGCACCGTGCGCTGGTTCATGATCTCGATCATCGGCTTCGGCATCTTCTCCTTCCTCTGCGGCATTTCGCGCACGCTCGATGCGCTGGTGCTCTTCCGCGTGCTCCAGGGGCTCGCGGGCGGCCCGCTGATGCCGCTGTCGCAGATATTGCTGCTGCGCATCTTCCCCAAGGAAAAGGCCGGGCTCGGCCTGGCGATCTGGGCGATGACGACGACCACCGCGCCGATCCTCGGCCCGATCCTCGGCGGCACGATCAGCGACAATTGGACCTGGCCTTGGATCTTCTTCATCAACCTGCCCGTCGTCGCGATCTGCGCCTTCGGCGTCTTCACCCTGCTGACGCCGTTCGAGACGAAGCGCGAGAAGGCGCGCATCGACGTCGTCGGCCTGATCCTGCTCGTCGTCTCGGTCGGCGCGTTCCAGATCATGCTCGACACCGGCCGCGAGCACGACTGGTTCGGATCGGCCTGGATCGTCGGGCTCGCGATCGTCGCCGCGATCAGCTTCGCCGCTTTCGTCATCTGGGAGCTCACCGACGCCAATCCGGTCGTCAATCTGCGCATCTTCCGCTTCCGCGGCTTCAGCTTCGCGACCGCAGCGATATCGCTCGGCTTCGGCGCCTTTTTCGCGCAGGTCGTGCTCACGCCGCTCTGGCTCCAGCAGGTCGCGGGTTATACCGCGACGCAGACGGGCTTCATCGTCGCCTGGCTCGGCGTCTTCGCGGTGCTATTGTCTCCGGTCGCCGCTGGTCTGATCACCAAGATCGACGTGCGGCTCACCATATCGGCGGGCATTCTCTGGATGGCGGTGATGTCGATCCTGCGCGCGAGCTGGAACGCCGACGTCGGTTACTGGACGCTCGCGCTGCCGCACATATTGCAGGGAATCGGCATGCCCTTCTTCTTCGTCGGGCTGACCGCGCTCGCGCTGAGCTCGGTGCCCGCGCAGCATCAGACGTCGGCGGCGGGGCTGATGAGTTTCCTGCGCACATTGTGCGGCGCGATCGGTACTGCGATCGCGACGACCGCATGGGACGACGCGACGCGCACCTCGCGCTCCGAACTCGTCTCCTCGCTCAACAATGTCGAAGCGACGATGACCTCGCTGCAAAATGCCGGCTTCACGCTCGAACAGGCGCGCGCCGCGATCGAGCGGCTGGTCGAGGTGCAGGCCTCGACGCTCGGGGTGCTCCACCTGTTCCTGGCATCGGGCGTCGTCTTCGTGATCGCCGCCATCTCGGTGTGGTTCGCGCCGCGGCCGAAGCAGATTTCGATGGGCGGCGGGCACTGA
- a CDS encoding HlyD family efflux transporter periplasmic adaptor subunit produces MADETAAAETGAPEIDAAETNGEKRKKLLRILAITVVAVAALWGLWYFLTQAGRVHTDNAYVGADSAQVTALVSGPVKEVRVSGTQAVKKGDILVILDDADQRIAVADAEAALRLARQRYGQADANADAARARVAARGAEIAQARARLRDANATVERARAELARRESIAGTGAVSGEELTAARAALASASAARDLAAAGIASAEATRGSASGDLGAAEAVVRGTTIDTAPDVAAAEARLEKARLDLARTVLRAPVDGIVTNRQVQVGQRIAAGAPIMVIVPIATAYVDANFKESQFGDIRIGQPVELTSDYYGGDVVYRGKVIGIAGGTGAAFSLIPAQNATGNWVKVVQRLPVRIALDPKQLKEHPLRVGLSMEATIDTRGN; encoded by the coding sequence ATGGCCGACGAAACGGCTGCCGCCGAAACGGGCGCTCCCGAAATCGACGCCGCCGAAACCAATGGCGAGAAACGCAAGAAGCTGCTGCGCATCCTCGCGATCACGGTCGTGGCGGTCGCGGCGCTGTGGGGCCTCTGGTATTTCCTGACCCAAGCGGGGCGCGTCCACACCGACAACGCCTATGTCGGTGCCGATTCGGCGCAGGTGACCGCGCTCGTCTCGGGCCCGGTCAAGGAAGTGCGCGTCAGCGGCACGCAGGCGGTGAAGAAGGGAGACATCCTCGTCATCCTCGACGACGCCGATCAGCGGATCGCCGTCGCCGACGCCGAAGCGGCGCTCCGCCTTGCGCGTCAGCGTTACGGCCAGGCCGACGCCAATGCCGACGCCGCGCGCGCGCGCGTCGCGGCGCGCGGCGCGGAGATTGCGCAAGCCAGGGCGCGGCTGCGCGACGCGAATGCGACGGTCGAACGCGCGCGCGCCGAACTGGCGCGGCGCGAAAGCATCGCGGGCACCGGCGCGGTGTCGGGCGAGGAATTGACCGCGGCGCGCGCGGCGTTGGCCTCGGCGAGCGCGGCGCGCGACCTCGCCGCCGCGGGCATCGCCTCGGCCGAAGCGACGCGCGGATCGGCGAGCGGCGATCTCGGCGCCGCCGAAGCGGTGGTGCGCGGCACGACGATCGACACCGCGCCTGATGTCGCCGCCGCCGAAGCGCGGCTCGAAAAGGCGCGGCTCGATCTCGCGCGCACCGTGCTGCGCGCGCCGGTCGACGGCATCGTCACCAACCGGCAGGTGCAGGTCGGCCAGCGGATCGCGGCGGGCGCACCGATCATGGTCATCGTCCCCATCGCCACCGCCTATGTCGATGCCAATTTCAAGGAGAGCCAGTTCGGCGATATCCGGATCGGCCAGCCAGTCGAGCTGACCTCGGACTATTATGGCGGCGACGTCGTCTATCGCGGCAAGGTGATCGGCATCGCCGGCGGCACCGGCGCGGCCTTCTCGCTGATCCCGGCGCAGAACGCGACGGGCAACTGGGTGAAGGTCGTCCAGCGCCTGCCGGTGCGCATCGCGCTCGATCCGAAGCAGCTCAAAGAGCATCCGCTGCGCGTCGGGCTGTCGATGGAAGCCACGATCGACACGCGCGGAAACTGA
- a CDS encoding efflux transporter outer membrane subunit yields the protein MAGCASVPDLGPKPAPAAADSFGTAASFADANGEWPVEGWWQGFGDAQLDALIAEGLKGSPDVAIAAARVRAAEAMAQQAGAALLPRVGAEASAGGVQQSKNMGIPPEFVPDGIQDTGHVAATFGFDLDLWGRNRAALAAATSEAEAARVDAAQARLMLTTGIAAAYVDLDGYYRALDVANEAVRVRTASADLSGERARAGLENQASQRQAESRAASSRADVVALEEAIATTRNRLAALLGAGPDRGLSIERPHMARAALGLPAAAGIDLIGRRPDIVAARLRTEAAAKRIDVARADFYPNISLSALVGLQSLGLSNLFKSGSEYGNGGAAISLPIFEGGRLQGRYRGSRADYDAAVATYDRTLIGALRDVADIVASRAATARQLAGRREALAAAAEASKLAGLRYRAGLSNQIVQLTAEDSMVALDRAVAELEARQLSLDIALIRALGGGYRASNPTGDE from the coding sequence TTGGCCGGCTGCGCAAGCGTTCCCGACCTCGGTCCGAAACCTGCGCCGGCAGCGGCCGATTCGTTCGGGACGGCGGCGAGCTTCGCCGATGCGAACGGCGAATGGCCCGTCGAAGGCTGGTGGCAGGGCTTCGGCGACGCGCAGCTCGACGCGCTGATCGCCGAGGGGCTGAAAGGATCGCCCGACGTCGCGATCGCCGCCGCGCGCGTGCGCGCCGCCGAGGCGATGGCGCAGCAGGCCGGCGCGGCGCTGCTGCCGCGCGTCGGGGCCGAGGCGAGCGCCGGCGGCGTTCAGCAAAGCAAGAATATGGGCATTCCGCCCGAGTTCGTTCCCGACGGCATTCAGGACACGGGGCATGTCGCCGCGACCTTCGGCTTCGATCTCGACCTGTGGGGCCGCAACCGTGCCGCGCTCGCCGCGGCGACGTCGGAGGCCGAGGCGGCGCGCGTCGACGCGGCGCAGGCGCGGCTGATGCTGACCACGGGAATCGCGGCCGCTTATGTGGATCTCGACGGCTATTACCGGGCGCTCGACGTTGCGAACGAGGCGGTCCGCGTCCGTACCGCGAGCGCCGACCTGTCGGGCGAGCGCGCCCGCGCGGGGCTCGAGAATCAGGCGAGCCAGCGCCAGGCCGAAAGCCGCGCCGCCTCATCGCGCGCGGACGTCGTCGCGCTCGAGGAGGCGATCGCGACGACGCGCAACCGGCTCGCCGCGCTGCTCGGCGCCGGGCCCGATCGCGGCCTGTCGATCGAGCGCCCGCACATGGCGCGCGCCGCGCTCGGCCTGCCCGCCGCGGCGGGTATCGACCTCATCGGCCGCCGCCCCGACATCGTCGCGGCGCGCCTGCGGACCGAAGCGGCAGCAAAGCGCATCGACGTCGCGCGCGCCGATTTCTATCCCAATATCAGCCTGTCGGCGCTCGTCGGGCTCCAGTCGCTCGGGCTGTCGAACCTGTTCAAGTCGGGGTCCGAATATGGCAATGGCGGCGCCGCGATCAGCCTGCCGATATTCGAGGGCGGGCGGCTGCAGGGGCGCTATCGCGGGTCGCGCGCCGATTATGACGCAGCGGTCGCGACCTATGACCGCACGCTGATCGGGGCGCTGCGCGATGTCGCCGACATCGTCGCCAGCCGTGCCGCGACGGCGCGCCAGCTCGCCGGGCGCCGCGAGGCGCTGGCCGCCGCCGCCGAAGCCTCGAAACTCGCCGGGCTGCGCTATCGCGCGGGCCTCTCCAACCAGATCGTCCAGCTCACCGCCGAGGACAGCATGGTCGCGCTCGACCGCGCGGTGGCCGAGCTCGAAGCGCGGCAGCTTTCCCTCGACATCGCCCTGATCCGCGCGCTCGGCGGCGGATATCGGGCCAGCAATCCAACAGGAGACGAATGA
- a CDS encoding TetR/AcrR family transcriptional regulator, whose protein sequence is MSIEMIPASTPALDDAAAARRKAFVDAARELFFANGYAGTTMSSIASKVGGSKTTLWTYFPSKEELFEAVVDDIVEQYGQALAIDLPLDEPVPDVLRRFGNLLMTKLTATPILSLFRLVVGEAERFPHLAETFYERGPRRGKARAAEWVGEKMVRGELRMGDPMRAVQQFTGLCQSGLYQFAMLNLPESRDLARLQDDVDAAVDSFYRAWKPDA, encoded by the coding sequence TTGTCAATCGAAATGATACCAGCTAGTACGCCTGCTCTCGACGACGCGGCCGCGGCGCGCCGCAAGGCGTTCGTCGACGCGGCGCGCGAGCTGTTCTTCGCGAACGGCTATGCGGGCACGACGATGTCGTCGATCGCAAGCAAGGTCGGCGGGTCGAAGACGACGCTGTGGACCTATTTCCCGTCCAAGGAGGAATTGTTCGAAGCGGTGGTCGACGACATCGTCGAGCAATATGGGCAGGCGCTGGCGATCGACCTGCCGCTCGATGAACCCGTTCCCGACGTGCTGCGACGCTTCGGCAACCTGTTGATGACCAAGCTGACCGCGACGCCGATCCTGTCGCTTTTTCGTCTCGTCGTCGGCGAGGCCGAGCGTTTCCCGCACCTTGCCGAGACCTTCTACGAACGCGGCCCGCGCCGGGGAAAGGCGCGCGCGGCCGAATGGGTGGGCGAAAAGATGGTGCGCGGCGAGCTGAGGATGGGCGATCCGATGCGCGCGGTCCAGCAGTTCACCGGGCTTTGCCAGTCGGGTCTCTATCAGTTCGCGATGCTCAACCTGCCCGAAAGCCGCGACCTCGCGCGCCTGCAGGACGATGTCGACGCCGCGGTCGACAGCTTCTATCGCGCGTGGAAGCCCGACGCCTGA
- a CDS encoding Hsp70 family protein → MDKAAASALGLDFGTTNSVVALADGRGGTELVAFGDAGDAVFRSALCFWEEERGWNGIAHEAGPWAIEEYLQSPLDSRFIQSFKSVAASALFERAMIFNKPFRFEDLGRLFLQRLIAHAGGALDTRPRRIIVGRPVEYAGARPDPELARRRYAAMLAAFGTEIFYVHEPLGAAHSYASRLTEPATILVADFGGGTTDFSIVRVAAPGAPRRCIPLASSGIGIAGDRFDYRIVDRLVLPLLGKGSHYRSFDKILEIPGGYFADFGDWSRLAMMRNRRTLDEIRRLQRDAERPELIGRMIALIEHEQGFPLYDAVGRLKRALSDSEHAEFHFAGDGIEIGADVKRADFERWIAGDLARIEAAMDQALIRAGVAPDAIDRVFLTGGSSLIPAIRALFERRFGEERIATGGELTSIAHGLALIGEESDPAEWAA, encoded by the coding sequence ATGGACAAGGCGGCCGCGAGCGCGCTCGGCCTCGATTTCGGCACGACGAACAGCGTCGTCGCGCTCGCCGACGGGCGCGGCGGCACCGAGCTCGTCGCGTTCGGCGATGCCGGCGACGCGGTATTCCGCTCGGCGCTCTGCTTCTGGGAAGAGGAGCGCGGCTGGAACGGGATCGCGCACGAAGCGGGCCCGTGGGCGATCGAGGAATATCTCCAGTCGCCGCTCGACAGCCGCTTCATCCAGTCGTTCAAGAGCGTCGCGGCGAGCGCGCTGTTCGAGCGCGCGATGATTTTCAACAAGCCGTTCCGTTTCGAGGATCTGGGGCGGTTGTTCCTCCAGCGCCTGATCGCGCACGCGGGCGGCGCGCTCGACACGCGGCCGCGGCGGATCATCGTCGGGCGTCCGGTCGAATATGCCGGCGCGCGGCCTGACCCCGAGCTCGCGCGCCGGCGTTACGCCGCGATGCTCGCGGCGTTCGGCACCGAAATCTTCTATGTCCACGAGCCGCTCGGCGCCGCGCACAGCTATGCGTCGCGGCTGACCGAGCCCGCGACGATTCTCGTCGCTGACTTCGGCGGCGGGACGACCGACTTCTCGATCGTCCGCGTCGCCGCGCCCGGAGCCCCGCGCCGCTGCATCCCGCTCGCCTCGTCGGGGATCGGGATCGCCGGCGACCGGTTCGACTATCGCATCGTCGACCGGCTCGTGCTGCCGCTGCTCGGCAAGGGCAGCCATTATCGCTCCTTCGACAAGATCCTCGAGATCCCCGGCGGCTATTTCGCCGATTTCGGCGACTGGTCGCGGCTCGCGATGATGCGCAACCGGCGGACGCTCGACGAGATCCGGCGCCTGCAACGCGACGCCGAGCGCCCCGAGCTGATCGGCCGGATGATCGCGCTGATCGAGCATGAGCAGGGCTTTCCGCTCTACGACGCGGTGGGCAGGCTCAAGCGCGCGCTGTCGGACAGCGAGCACGCCGAATTTCATTTCGCCGGCGACGGGATCGAGATCGGTGCCGACGTAAAGCGCGCCGATTTCGAGCGATGGATCGCCGGAGACCTCGCGCGGATCGAAGCTGCGATGGATCAGGCGCTGATACGCGCGGGCGTGGCGCCCGATGCGATCGACCGCGTCTTCCTGACCGGCGGATCGTCGCTGATTCCCGCGATCCGCGCGCTATTCGAGCGGCGTTTCGGCGAGGAGCGCATCGCGACCGGCGGCGAACTCACTTCGATCGCGCATGGTCTCGCGCTGATCGGCGAGGAGTCCGACCCCGCCGAATGGGCGGCCTGA